The genomic window CTTATTTGAAGCAACTTTAGTCTTAAAAATAATTCAGAACCGAGCTTATGACGAACGACTCAACTTTACCCAAAAATGATTTTCTAGGACAACCCAAAGCACTTTTTATTTTATTTTTTACCGAAATGTGGGAACGCTTTTCGTTCTATGGAATGAAAGCTTTGTTGATATTTTTTCTGACCAAATATTATTTATTTTCAGATGATGCTGGAAATTTATTAATAGGTAGTTATGCCGCTTTGGTTTATGCCATGCCAGTTGTGGGTGGGTTTATTGCCGATCGGTATTTAGGATTCAGGAAAGCCATTGTTTTTGGTGGAATATTACTAGTTCTAGGACATCTCGGAATGGCTTATGAGGGAAATGCCACCACAAAAACCCTAACAGGCGAAATAATAAGAGATGAATTTGCGCTTCAAATATTTTATTTATCATTAGCATTTATCGTGATGGGCGTTGGTTTTTTGAAAGCCAATATTTCATCGCTAGTTGGCGAATTATACGAAGAAGGCGATAAAAGACGGGATTCAGGATTTACCATTTTTTATATGGGAATCAATTTAGGATCTTTCTTGGCAACTATAATTTGCGTTTGGTTAGGTGAATCTTATGGTTGGAGCTATGGCTTCGGTGCTGCAGGAATTGGAATGCTTTTGGGATTAATCACTTTTATATCAGGAAGAAAATTATTATTAGGCAAAGGCGAATCAAAAAATCAAGCCTTTTTAGAAAAACGAATTTTTGGTCTAAAAAATGAATGGCTCATTTATACCGTTTGTTCAGCTGCTGCATTTATCGTTTGGCAAATGGTTCAAAGTCATAGTGTTGTTCAAAATTTACTCATCATTGCTGGAGCTATTTCCTTTATTTACATCATTTATTACGCTTTAACTCAATTAGACAAAATAGCCAGAGAACGCTTGTTTGCATTGACTATCTTGATTGTTTTTACGATTATCTTTTGGGCTTTGTTTGAACAAGCTTACACTTCCTTGAATTTGTTTGCCGATAGAGTTTTAGACCGAACTATATTTGGACACACTATTCCTGCTGGACAATTTTTAAGTTTAAATTCTTTGTTCATCATTTTATTAGCACCAGTTTTTGCTTGGTTTTGGATAAAATTAGAAAAATACAATCCGAACACGGCGGTGAAATTCTCTATCGCTTTATTATTAGTTGGTCTGGGGTTTGGTTCATTAGTATTTGGAATCAATATTTCTGAAATGGGAAAAGTAGGAGTGATATGGATTATTTTATTAAACCTTCTTCACACTTGTGCAGAACTTTGTTTGTCGCCTGTTGGTTTATCGGCAGTTACGAAATTATCTCCTGTAAAGATTGTAGGTTTCATGATGGGCGTTTGGTTTTTGGCTACAGCCAGTTCTGAATTTATTGCGTCTATTTTAGCCAATATCGCTTCTGTTGATACTTCGAATGGAGAAGCACCTGATTTGAATTTAGCCAAACAGAGTTACCTCAAACTTTTTGAATATTTATTTTACACCGGAATTGGTTTTGGAGTTTTGCTTTTGGCACTTTCTAAACCCATAAACAAATTAATGCACGGAGTGGACAAAGAATTAAACAACTAGAATCATGACTGAAAATACAACCGACCAATTTTTTAAAAATCCTGTTTTAGGACATCCAGCTGGATTATTTGTACTGTTTTTTACCGAAATGTGGGAACGGTTTTCTTTCTACGGAATGCGTTCTTTGCTGATTTTATTTTTAACAGCATCGGCTGTAGATGGCGGTTGGGAATGGACACGGGAAAATGCTTCTTCACTTTTTGGTTCTTATGTTGGTTTGGTGTATTTGTCCACCATGTTGGGCGGTTATTTTGCCGATAAAATAATTGGTTTCCGTTGGGCAGTTGTTGTTGGAGCTTTACTGATGACTTTAGGACACGCCTCGATGGCTGTTGAAACAGAATTTTCTATTTATCTAGGATTGGTTTTACTGGTATTTGGAAATGGCTTTTTCAAACCGAATATGACTTCGATTATTTCTGAAATGTACAAAGATCGTCCAGAGAAAAAAGATGGTGCTTACACTTTGTTTTACATGGGTGTCAATGCTGGAGCTTTCTTCGGGATTTTGCTTTGTGGATATTTAGGCGAAAAAGTAGGTTGGAGTTACGGTTTTGGTTTGGCAGGAATTTTTATGTTCTTCGGGATGTTGCAATTTTGGTTGTCGCAAAATATTTTTGGCGAAATTGGTTTGAAACCCAGTGTAGAAAGTAAAGCAAAAGCCGAAGCTGCCGATACTGATAAAAGAAATCCATTCACGCCAATACAATTGGGGGTAATAGCCGTAAGTTGCCTATTAGGATTACTATGGATTTTGAACGATCCTGCCTCAAAAATATCAGGGGGAAAAGTAAATATCTTTGTATTTTTGGGCGAAAACGGAAATTCGATTGCCATTGTTACTGCTCTGGTTTTATTCATCCTTTTACTAATTTACCGTTTTACTCAATATTCTCAAATCACAAAAGAGAAATTGATTGCAGTAACCTTTTTTGCTTTTTTAACGATTTTCTTTTGGGCAATATTCGAACAGTCTCCTAACAGTTTAACCATTTTTGCCAGCGATTATACTAATCGCGTTTTAGAAGGCAATTGGAGTGTTACGTTTTTGGTCATCAATTCTTTAATGACCCTTTTACCATTGGCCATAATTACTTGGGTTTTGACTTTATTATTCAAACAAACATTACAGAAATATACAGTTGCTTCCGTAATTTTGAGCAGTAGTTTTGTTATTATTTGGATTATTGCTTTATGGATGTTGGTCAAAGATTATTATTCTGCAGGTTATTTATCGTTGTCTGATGAAACGTTGAATTTATTAAAAATTGAAAAAGTTACCGAAGCCTTAACCGAAGTTCCTGCTACTTGGTTTTCTACATTAAACTCATTATTCATTATAACTTTAGCACCATTATTTTCTAAATTATGGGAAAGCAAATACAATCCGTCTGCCAATTTGAAATACGGAATAGGGATGGGATTACTCGCTATCGGGATGTCTTGTGTGGCTTTTGGCGCAAGCGATATTGAAGCGGGAGCCAAAACTGCATCGGTAAGCATGATTTGGTTGATTTTAGTTTATCTTTTCCACACCATGGCAGAATTGTGTATTTCTCCTGTGGGGTTGTCTTATGTGAGCAAATTAGTTCCCGCTAGAATGATTGCTTTTATGTTTGGAGTTTGGTATCTTGCTGTCGCTATTGGAATGAAAGGTGCGGGTATGTTTGGAGAAAATATCGACAAAATTGCTAACGAACACGGATTGAGTTATTTCTTCTGGATTCTGACGTCGATTTCTGTTGTTGTGGGACTATTTGCTGTTGTGATGTCGCCAGTGATAAAAAAATTAATGCACGGAGTACGATAGCGGCACTGTTTTTGGAAAGATAAATTTTAAAAATTAGATATAAAAATGAAAAAAATATTGATATGCTTATTAGTAGTAATGGCTTCTTTTACGGTTCAGGCACAGGAGCTAAAATGGGAAACAGATATTAACAAAGCCATAACAGTTTCTAATAAAACCAAAAAACCAATGTTACTATTTTTTACAGGAAGCGACTGGTGTGGTTGGTGTATTCGTTTGCAAAAAGAAGTATTAAAAACCCCTGAATTTACCAAATGGGCTAAAGCCAATGTGGTGTTGGTAGAATTGGATTTTCCTAGAGCTGTTCCACAATCCAATGCTTTGAAAGCACAAAATAATGGTTTACAACAAGCTTTTGGAGTGCAAGGATTTCCAACGGTTTATTTTGCAACCGCCAAAATAATAAAAAACAAACCAAGCTTTACTGGTTTAGGAAGCACGGGTTATGTAGCTGGTGGACCTGCTGCTTGGCTGGATGTAGCCAATGGTATTATCAAAAAGAAATAAATTTAGTTTAACCTAAAGAATCCCTTTTCGCCTGTTGCGTGAAAAGGGATTTTTTGTTTGAGGCAAGTCGCTTTCCATAGTTTCTGAATGTTTTTAAAATTGGAAGCATCAGCAACAACAATTTTAGGCTTTGCATACTTTAAAAAACGTTCCAAATTTATTTTTGGCGATTGTGTCAAAACTAGAATATCGGGACGAATGTCTTTTGGATAAACACCCAGACTATCTACAATTAGGATTTTATTTCCATTAAAATACAGTAGGTTTTGCAATCTTTTTTTAGATTTCAAATTACTAAAATTCCCCATAGAATAAGATGAAAGTGTTTGATTTTTGGATACCACTTTCAAAAGACTGTCATTGGCATATAATGTAATATTTTCTCCGTTACGTTCTGCTATCAAAGTATTTTTATTCGAATTAAAAACAACTAATTCTCTTTGACTTTCCACATCATAATGCGTTTTGAAATAGGCGATTTGCAAAACAATAACACTAATCAAAGTTAAAGCCAATCGATTAAAAATTGGTTTTTTGAACCAAAGAACGCTGGCAAAAATCAGTAAATAAATACTCAACAAAAACTGCCAATTAAACGGTATATCACTAATAACAAATTCTTTTAATGAAGCAATGGCGTTTATAATTTTATTCAAAAACCAAATACTCCATTCTAATGATTTGGAAAGAAAGATTGGAACAAAATCAAACGCTGCCAAAATCATTACCAAAACACCCAAGCCCATTATCACTGTCAAAAACGGAATTACCACTAAATTGGTCACAAAAAACAAGCCTGGAAATTGATGAAAATAATAAATACTCAATGGAAAAGCCCCAATTTGTGCTGCAATAGAAACGGTTAGAATTTCCCAAAAATAATTAGCAATTTTGTTTTTCGGTAACCAAATTCCCGCCAATAAAGGCTGTAACCAAAGAATAAAAAATAAAGCCAAATAACTCAATTGAAAACCTACATCGAATAAAAAAGAGGGGTGAAATAACAAAATCAACAACATCGAAACCAATAAAGTGTGGAAGATATTAGTACTTCTTCTTAAATACATTCCGATAGCTACAAACGAGAACATTGTAACCGAACGAATTACCGATGGAGCCAAACCTGCCAACAATCCAAAGGAAAATAACGAAAGTAAAATAATGATTAATTTGATTAACGAACCTCGTCGTGTATTAGGAAAAGGCTTTAAAATAAAAGTTACAAAAACTAGAATAAAGCCAATATGTAATCCCGAAACGGATAAAATGTGTACCGCTCCTGCGTATTGATAATCTTTTATAATGTCGGGAGAAATATCTTGTTGTTGCCCTAAAATTAGAGCAATAGCCACATTCAATTCTGCTTTATTGAAATTACTTTTTTCTAGATTTCGAATAATTTTGTTCCGTAACTTCGATGTATAATACCAAGGGTCTTTTTCAATAATAGAGCCTACTTTAACATCAGAGCCATCGGTATAGATTTGGGCATAAATTTGTTTGTTTTCGAGGTATTTACTGTAATCAAATTGATTCGGATTTTTGGCTGGACTGTTTTGATACAAACTCCCATCGATTTGTAAATGAGTTCCAATTTCAAAAGAATGATTCAAACTGTCTTTTCGAACATTCAAAAGAATTTTACCCGTCTTTTCTACATTATCAATTTGATTGACTAAAACAATATAACGATCATTGTAAACAGAACTTCGCAATTTTTCTCGAATAGTAACTCTAACTAAATGCGGTTTATCAAAAATAGTTTTGTGATGAGTATAATGACTTTTTTGAAATGAATCTGTATGGACAATTTGAGTAATAACACCCGTAACAAAAGCAATAAAGTAAGTAGCTATACCAAAACAGATAGCGTTATCTGTTTTTTTTCTTGACATCAAAAAAGCAATTATCAAAAAGAAAATTCCACCAAAAAGCAATCCCAACATTACTGGAATAGACATTTTAAAAAAATGCGTCAAAACAATTCCTGCTAAAAAACCAATTGTAATTCTCGCTAAAGGGAAGCCTAATACTTTCATAATGCTAAAAATACAATTTTTTTAGTACGAAATAACTTTGAATAAAAATATTACCTCATTTGGATAATAGCAATATTTCATTCATCGAAATTAAATAAGTCAAACTAACGAGATTGAAATTATTCCTCATTATTCTAACCTTAATTTACGAGAAAGCAAGTACTTGCTCCATTTTTTACATCCGAAATAATGAAGAAAAATCAGAGTATTACGAATCTATTCTATCACAATAAAACAAAAATTATTTACAATTTGAAATGATAGAAGCAAACTATTTTAGCAAAAGCATATTACCTCAAATCCTCAACAATCAATCTAGCGGTGTTTTCGCTAGCACCAATTCCACCTAGTTTTTGTTCCAAAACATCGTATTTTTCGAGGAGATTTTTGCGGTAATTGGGCTCTGTAATTTTTCTTAATTCTTCACAAATTCTTTTTTCATTGCAATCGTCTTGAATCAATTCGGTTACCACTTCTTCATCCATAATTAGATTGACCAACGAAATGTATTTCAACGTAATAATGCGTTTGGCAATTTGATACGAAATCCAACTTCCTTTATAACAAACCACTTCGGGAACTTTGAATAACGCCGTTTCTAATGTTGCCGTTCCAGAAGTGACCAATGCAGCGGAAGCATTTCGCAATAAATCATAGGTTTTATTCGAAACGAATTTGATATTTTCATTAGTTATAAAAGCTTCATAAAACGAAAATTCCTGACTTGGCGCACCCGCAATCACAAACTGATAATCTGGAAAATCATTAACCACGCTTAACATCACCGATAGCATTTTAGTAATTTCCTGTTTGCGGCTGCCTGGCAAAATGGCAATAATGGGTTTTTCGTTGAGTTTATTTTCCTTTCTAAAAACAGAAGCTTCAATCGCTGGATGATTCTGAATCGCATCAATCAGCGGATGACCAACGAATTCAACAGGAAAATGATGTTTCTTTTCGTAGAAATCTTTTTCGAAAGGCAAAATCACGTACATCTTATCTACATCGCGTTTGATTTCGGTGATTCTATTTTCTTTCCAAGCCCAGATTTGGGGTGAAATATAATAATGTGTTTGGAATCCGAGTGGTTTTGCCCATTTAGCAATACGCAAATTGAAACCGGGATAATCAATAAAAATAAGTACATCAGGTTGAAATTCGCTAATGTCTTTTTTACAAATTTTGATATTATTCAAAATCGTTCGCAAATGAAAAAGCACTTCTACAAAACCCATAAAAGCCAAATCACGGTAATGTTTGACCAATGTTCCGCCCACATTTTGCATCAAATCGCCACCCCAAAAACGGATATCCGCAGTTGGATCTTCTTTGTACAAAGCTTTCATCAAATTAGCACCATGCAAATCTCCCGAGGCTTCTCCTGCTATTATGTAGTATTTCATTTTACTGTTTTGTTTGTAAAAATTTATGCAAATATCGTAAAAATGGCAATGCAAATCACCGCCAAAATAACGCCTCTAGCCATGGTTTCTTTGTTTAATTTTAGCAAAACGGCAAAAGCCACAAGATCTAAAATAGTTCCAATGGTGATGAGTTTACCCAACTTACCTTCGGCCTTCAAGATTTGAATTCCAGTCTTAAAATCAAAATCGGTAAAAAAAGTAACAAAGAGAAAACAGCCCAAAATAGACATCGTAATTCCTATCGTCCAGCCATAAAACAATTCTAGTTTATTCATTCCAGTTCCAAGTATTAAGTTTTTGAATGGCATGATGCGCTGTCAAATCAAATTGCACGGGAACTATCGAAACATAACCATTTGCAAGTGCCCATTCATCGGTATCTTCGCCATTGTCTTGATTGACAAATTCGCCTGTTAACCAAAAATAATCTCTTCCTTGAGGCGTTTTTCGTTTGTCGAATTTCTCTATCCAAAGTGCTTTTGCTTGACGACAAATCTTTATTCCTTTGATTTCTTTTTCGGCAAGTTTTGGAAAATTGACATTCAAAACCACACTTTCTGGAAGTCCTTTTTCCAAAACTTCTAAAGTTATTGATTTGATAAATGATTTTATAGGTTCGAAATCAGCATTCCAATCGTAATCCGATAACGAAAATCCAATGGCTGGAATTCCTTCAATTCCCGCTTCGACAGCAGCACTCATCGTTCCAGAATAAATCACATTGATAGAAGAATTAGAACCGTGATTAACGCCCGACACACACAAATCTGGTTTTCGTTTTAGCACTTCATTCACCGCTAATTTCACACAATCTACTGGTGTTCCAGAGCAACTGTATTCCTGAATGACATCCGTATCTTTCGAAATTTTATTGATGTACAAAGTATCATTTATGGTAATCGAATGTCCTGTTGCACTTTGTGGGCTATCCGGAGCCACGACTACAACGGTTCCAATTTCTGCCATAACAGCAATCAAAGCTCGAATTCCAGGAGCGGAAATGCCATCGTCATTAGTGACTAACAGTAAAGGTTTATTTTTTTCCATTGGAGTTGTTTTTCAAATTATTGTATAGAAATTCGTGTAAAAAACAGTTGATTCTTCTAGTAAACAAAGTAACAAAATTAATCCAGTTCAAATATTAAACACTAAACAAAAAAACAATTTTATATCTTTAACAAAAAATTATGCGAGTCCCGTATTTCTTGGCATAGTTTTTACCGTAATTTAGTTTTTTTAAAAAATATATGAATACTATTATCGCCTTTATGAAAAGAAATTATAAAATACTCATTGCTGTAGTTTTACTTTCGGTTTCCTTATTTGCCTTCAGAAAAAGTAGCAACACTATTGAAACTTCCGAAAAGGATAAAATGCTACTAGAATTATTGACCTTTGTAATCGAAAAAGGGCATTACAGCCCCAAAACTATTGACGATACTTTTTCGAAAGGTGTTTACAAAGATTACATTCAAGCATTGGATCCATCCAAAAGATTTTTCTTGCAAGCTGATATTGATGAGTTTGCCAAATACGAAACCGAATTGGATGATCAATTGATGAACCGAGATTTGACTTTTTTCAATCTTACTTACGACCGTTTGATTAAAAGAATGGACGAAGCCAAAGTTTTTTACAAAGGAATTTTAAGCACTCCTTTTGATTATTCGGTTGATGAAACTTTCAATACGGATTACGAAAAAGCGCCTTATGCTAGTAACGAGCAGGAATTAAAAGAAAGATGGCGCAAGCAAATCAAACTTTCTACTCTTTCGTCATTGACCGATCGTTTGAAAATACAAGAAAACAAAGAAAAAGGTATTACTGAAAAAGATACTAAAAGCGATTTAGACACTACAAATCCCGTTGAGTTTTCAGAAAACACTGAAAAACCAAAAACCGACAAAACTGCGGATGAAAAGCCTAAAACATTAGCAGAATTAGAAAAAATCACTCGTGAAAGCTCATTAAAATCATTAGACGAATATTTTGGGTTCATGAAAGAATTAACTCGTGATGATTGGTTTTCTATCTACATTAACTCGATTACGGCTCGTTTTGATCCACACACGAATTATTTTCCACCAGAAGAAAAAGAACGTTTTGACGTAAGCATCAGTGGAAAATTTGAAGGAATTGGAGCGCGTCTTCAAAAGAAAAATGACTTTACTGAAATAACCGAATTGATTTCTGGAGGACCTGCTTGGAGAGGAAAGCAACTAGAATCGGGTGATGTGATTATGAAAGTGGCCCAAGGAAATGGCGAACCACTGGATATTGTTGGAATGCGTTTGGATGATGTGGTTAAAAAAATAAAAGGTCCAAAAGGATCGGAAGTTCGTCTTACAGTAAAAAAAGTTGATGGAACAATCAAAACGATATCTATTGTTAGAGATATAGTAGAAATTGAAGAAACTTACGCAAAATCAAGCGTTGTAGAACGTAACGGAATGCGTTATGGTGTGATTTATTTACCAAAATTCTACATCGATTTTGAAAATGCTGATGGTCGTGATGCTGGAAAAGACATTGCTGCCGAAGTAGAATCTTTGAAAAAAGTAGGTGTAAACGGAATTGTATTGGACGTTCGTGATGATGGCGGTGGATCACTTTCGACAGTAGTGGATATTGCTGGATTATTTATCGAACAAGGCCCAATTGTACAAATTAAATCGGCTGACAAACAAAAAGAAGTTTTATACGATCGTGATAAAAAAATCGAATGGGACGGCCCTTTAGTAATTATGGTGAACAGTTTTTCAGCTTCGGCTTCGGAGATTTTGGCAGCAGCCGTACAAGATTATAAAAGAGGAATTATCATCGGTAGCAAGCAAACTTATGGTAAAGGAACGGTTCAAAACGTAATTGATTTGAATAAATTTGTTCGCAGTAGCAGTTCTGGCGATTTGGGAGCATTGAAAACAACGACTCAAAAATTTTATAGAATTAATGGAGGTTCTACCCAATTAGAAGGTGTAAGCAGTGATGTGGTAATGCCAGACAAATATGCTTACCTAAAAATGGGAGAACGTGATGTAGAAAATGCGATGCCTTGGGATAAAATTGATCCAGCACCTTATTCTGTTTGGAAAAACAATGCTAATTTCAATAAAGCGATTGCCAACAGTAAGAAGAGAATTGCCACGAACCCACAGTTTAAATTGATTGAAGAAAACGCCAAATGGATTGACGAAAGAAGCAAAGAAAACTTGTATAGCCTGAAAATGGACAACTTCAAAAAGAGCCAAAAAGCCATTGAAGAAACTAACAAAAAATTCAAAGCTATTGCCGATTACAATTATAATGTAAAATTTACTTCTTTGCCACAAGAAGCTTTAGCGATGCAAAAAGACGCTTCGTTGAAAGAAAAAAGAGTAAGATGGCACGAAAGTTTATCGAAAGATATTTATGTGGAAGAAGCTTTGAATGTCTTGGATGATTTACAATCGAAACCGGTTGTAAAGAAAAACATTCCTGTGACCATGAAAAAATAAATTTATTGAAGAGCAACATTTTTATTTATGAGTAAATTAAATTCTTCATCAACATTTACGCTCCAGAAATTAAACAAAAATTTCTGGAGCGTTTTTGTTTTTAGTTTGGTTTTTATGGTTTTTTCGGCATTTGTTTTTGTACCAAAAGAGACTAAAACAAAAAACACCACATCCAAACAAACTTTTGATTTCTTACCGACATCGACTACCAACCAAATCGTAAAACACGCTTATTACACTTTATCGTATAGCGAAAAACACGAACAAGCAGAATGGGTAGCTTATGAATTGAAAAAGAATTATGTGAAAAATAACGATTTCAGAAGACCTTATTTTATTGAAGATCCGAAAGTAAAAACAGGTTCAGCCGATTGGCGGAATTACAAAAAATCAGGCTTTGACAAAGGACATCTTTGTCCTGCTGGCGATATGGAATTTGATAGCAATGCTTATACCGAAACTTTTTTTACTTCGAATATTTCGCCGCAACTACACGATTTCAATGGTGGAATTTGGAACAGATTGGAACAAAAAGTACGTTATTGGGCAACCAAATACGATGGCGTTTATGTTGTTACTGGTGGTGTTTTACAATCCTCCTTACCAAGCATTGGACAGGAAAAAGTTTCGATTCCTAAATATTTCTACAAAGTTTTATTAGACAATTCCAATGGCAACTATCGAATGATTGCATTCTTGGTTCCCAATAAAAAAAGCGACCAACCGTTGTATGAATTTGTAATTTCGGTAGATCAGCTTGAAAAAATGACAGGTATTGATTTCTTTCACAAATTAGAGGACAAAACAGAAAATCGGTTAGAGAAAGGTAGTGATTATAAGGGGTGGAGTTTTAATTAGGTACGATTTCCAATTCCTAGAAGAGTTTTCAAAAATTAGAATATTACTTTAAGCTGACATAATCCGTACAGAACATTATTATTTTGATACCATCTTATTTCAAAAAAAGCACTTACTGATGTAGTTTCAAACTTAAAATATTCAAAGAAAAGCAAACTTTTTTTTAAATAAAAACACTAAATTTGATAGCATTTAATCGGGTCTAACCTAGCCAAACTTTGTTGAACTTGATACATATTCAAAATTAAATAGGAATTACTAAATAAAAATAATTATGAATTTAAAATTTATACACGACAACAAAGGCAATAAAACGGGTGTTTTTATTCCTATAGAAGAATGGCAAACACTTAAAACAAAATATTCTGATTTGCAAAATGAAGAAGTGGAAAATAACATTGAACTAACTTCCTGGCAAAAAGAAATTCTTGATGAGCGTTTAGATGATTATTACAAAAATCCTAGTGATGTTGTAGATTTTGACACTACAATTGCTAGTATTAGAAAAAAAATATGAGCTATAATTTTGTAAACAAACCCAACGTAAATCAGGACATTGAGGACATTGTTGTCTATTACAAAAACATAAATCCCGAACTTGCCAATGCTATTTTAGACCGAGTGGAAGAAGCTAAAAAACACATTTCGGATTTTCCTCTCGCTTTTCAGATAAAATACAAGAATGTTAGAACCATACTTTTAGAACAATTTCCGTATCATATTCATTATATCGTGGACGATACCAACAAACAAATTGTTGTTCTTGCTATTATACACGCCTACCGAAACCCTAAAGATTATTCGAGGAGATAACAAATAACCAAGCAAATTTGATGGTTTCTTTTTGTCTTAATTGTTTGCCTGCTCAACTGTTTTGGATGCACAGCAATCCGCTAGTTTATACAATGCTTTCATTTCATGGAACACTTTAGCAGGGAATCAAAGCTAGGCAAAGTCTACCGTTTATAACCGTGTTAGAACCGCGCTCATCTATTCCTTCAGTATCAGTAAGTATTCGATGCAAATGAGTTTTAAAAAATTTAGAAAAATAAATACTACTATAAAATAGTAAAGTTTATTTAACCTTTACTTTATAGAAAATAATCACTTCCTTCTGATAAAATTTCACCTGTTGCTCCATCAACTTTAATATACTTGTAGGAACCATCATATTTACTTATATTATATCTTATCAAATAAATGTAACTATCAGTTTCTTTATCCAAACCTCTATTAATTAAGAGATCTTTTTTTTCACTATTCAAGTCTAATTGATTTGTTGTTTTTATCTTTGTTATTAAATCATATACAGAAAAAGGAAAGTTTTCCTCCCAATTTTTTTCTTCCTCTATTTGCCCTTTTTCATTATATCG from Flavobacterium eburneipallidum includes these protein-coding regions:
- a CDS encoding peptide MFS transporter, encoding MTNDSTLPKNDFLGQPKALFILFFTEMWERFSFYGMKALLIFFLTKYYLFSDDAGNLLIGSYAALVYAMPVVGGFIADRYLGFRKAIVFGGILLVLGHLGMAYEGNATTKTLTGEIIRDEFALQIFYLSLAFIVMGVGFLKANISSLVGELYEEGDKRRDSGFTIFYMGINLGSFLATIICVWLGESYGWSYGFGAAGIGMLLGLITFISGRKLLLGKGESKNQAFLEKRIFGLKNEWLIYTVCSAAAFIVWQMVQSHSVVQNLLIIAGAISFIYIIYYALTQLDKIARERLFALTILIVFTIIFWALFEQAYTSLNLFADRVLDRTIFGHTIPAGQFLSLNSLFIILLAPVFAWFWIKLEKYNPNTAVKFSIALLLVGLGFGSLVFGINISEMGKVGVIWIILLNLLHTCAELCLSPVGLSAVTKLSPVKIVGFMMGVWFLATASSEFIASILANIASVDTSNGEAPDLNLAKQSYLKLFEYLFYTGIGFGVLLLALSKPINKLMHGVDKELNN
- a CDS encoding peptide MFS transporter; this translates as MTENTTDQFFKNPVLGHPAGLFVLFFTEMWERFSFYGMRSLLILFLTASAVDGGWEWTRENASSLFGSYVGLVYLSTMLGGYFADKIIGFRWAVVVGALLMTLGHASMAVETEFSIYLGLVLLVFGNGFFKPNMTSIISEMYKDRPEKKDGAYTLFYMGVNAGAFFGILLCGYLGEKVGWSYGFGLAGIFMFFGMLQFWLSQNIFGEIGLKPSVESKAKAEAADTDKRNPFTPIQLGVIAVSCLLGLLWILNDPASKISGGKVNIFVFLGENGNSIAIVTALVLFILLLIYRFTQYSQITKEKLIAVTFFAFLTIFFWAIFEQSPNSLTIFASDYTNRVLEGNWSVTFLVINSLMTLLPLAIITWVLTLLFKQTLQKYTVASVILSSSFVIIWIIALWMLVKDYYSAGYLSLSDETLNLLKIEKVTEALTEVPATWFSTLNSLFIITLAPLFSKLWESKYNPSANLKYGIGMGLLAIGMSCVAFGASDIEAGAKTASVSMIWLILVYLFHTMAELCISPVGLSYVSKLVPARMIAFMFGVWYLAVAIGMKGAGMFGENIDKIANEHGLSYFFWILTSISVVVGLFAVVMSPVIKKLMHGVR
- a CDS encoding thioredoxin family protein; protein product: MKKILICLLVVMASFTVQAQELKWETDINKAITVSNKTKKPMLLFFTGSDWCGWCIRLQKEVLKTPEFTKWAKANVVLVELDFPRAVPQSNALKAQNNGLQQAFGVQGFPTVYFATAKIIKNKPSFTGLGSTGYVAGGPAAWLDVANGIIKKK
- a CDS encoding ComEC/Rec2 family competence protein gives rise to the protein MKVLGFPLARITIGFLAGIVLTHFFKMSIPVMLGLLFGGIFFLIIAFLMSRKKTDNAICFGIATYFIAFVTGVITQIVHTDSFQKSHYTHHKTIFDKPHLVRVTIREKLRSSVYNDRYIVLVNQIDNVEKTGKILLNVRKDSLNHSFEIGTHLQIDGSLYQNSPAKNPNQFDYSKYLENKQIYAQIYTDGSDVKVGSIIEKDPWYYTSKLRNKIIRNLEKSNFNKAELNVAIALILGQQQDISPDIIKDYQYAGAVHILSVSGLHIGFILVFVTFILKPFPNTRRGSLIKLIIILLSLFSFGLLAGLAPSVIRSVTMFSFVAIGMYLRRSTNIFHTLLVSMLLILLFHPSFLFDVGFQLSYLALFFILWLQPLLAGIWLPKNKIANYFWEILTVSIAAQIGAFPLSIYYFHQFPGLFFVTNLVVIPFLTVIMGLGVLVMILAAFDFVPIFLSKSLEWSIWFLNKIINAIASLKEFVISDIPFNWQFLLSIYLLIFASVLWFKKPIFNRLALTLISVIVLQIAYFKTHYDVESQRELVVFNSNKNTLIAERNGENITLYANDSLLKVVSKNQTLSSYSMGNFSNLKSKKRLQNLLYFNGNKILIVDSLGVYPKDIRPDILVLTQSPKINLERFLKYAKPKIVVADASNFKNIQKLWKATCLKQKIPFHATGEKGFFRLN
- the lpxB gene encoding lipid-A-disaccharide synthase; amino-acid sequence: MKYYIIAGEASGDLHGANLMKALYKEDPTADIRFWGGDLMQNVGGTLVKHYRDLAFMGFVEVLFHLRTILNNIKICKKDISEFQPDVLIFIDYPGFNLRIAKWAKPLGFQTHYYISPQIWAWKENRITEIKRDVDKMYVILPFEKDFYEKKHHFPVEFVGHPLIDAIQNHPAIEASVFRKENKLNEKPIIAILPGSRKQEITKMLSVMLSVVNDFPDYQFVIAGAPSQEFSFYEAFITNENIKFVSNKTYDLLRNASAALVTSGTATLETALFKVPEVVCYKGSWISYQIAKRIITLKYISLVNLIMDEEVVTELIQDDCNEKRICEELRKITEPNYRKNLLEKYDVLEQKLGGIGASENTARLIVEDLR
- the surE gene encoding 5'/3'-nucleotidase SurE — encoded protein: MEKNKPLLLVTNDDGISAPGIRALIAVMAEIGTVVVVAPDSPQSATGHSITINDTLYINKISKDTDVIQEYSCSGTPVDCVKLAVNEVLKRKPDLCVSGVNHGSNSSINVIYSGTMSAAVEAGIEGIPAIGFSLSDYDWNADFEPIKSFIKSITLEVLEKGLPESVVLNVNFPKLAEKEIKGIKICRQAKALWIEKFDKRKTPQGRDYFWLTGEFVNQDNGEDTDEWALANGYVSIVPVQFDLTAHHAIQKLNTWNWNE